In the genome of Streptomyces sp. NBC_00190, one region contains:
- a CDS encoding inositol monophosphatase family protein gives MSTAMTFAADTTLLSEVTAAVKTAGVTLRERYTSHARGVSLDEVVAEIHANDDAVLDVLREPLLRARRGSQWAEDELAGGALPPGEWWVVDPAEGNINHVHGMDEWAVTATLVSDNLPVLTVVHLPLTGDTYTAVAGGGARLNDRPLKVSAKTDLGAALIGTGQARPGEDERTFRRIGDSVTAMLINGLVVRVSVPATMQLIHVAAGRMDAFWQFSDVRSGLVAGALLVSEAGGAVTDLAGEPWNTGSRDFLAAAPGIHTAALNVLSPIA, from the coding sequence ATGAGCACAGCCATGACTTTCGCCGCCGACACGACGCTCCTGTCCGAGGTGACCGCCGCGGTGAAGACCGCCGGCGTCACGCTGCGCGAGCGCTACACCTCGCACGCCCGGGGCGTGAGTCTGGACGAGGTCGTCGCTGAGATCCACGCCAACGACGACGCGGTGCTGGACGTGCTGCGGGAACCGTTGCTGCGGGCCCGGCGGGGATCGCAGTGGGCCGAGGACGAGCTGGCCGGCGGCGCGCTTCCGCCCGGGGAGTGGTGGGTCGTCGACCCCGCCGAGGGCAACATCAACCACGTCCACGGCATGGACGAATGGGCCGTAACCGCCACCCTGGTCAGCGACAACCTGCCGGTGCTCACCGTCGTCCACCTGCCACTGACCGGCGACACCTACACCGCTGTCGCCGGCGGCGGTGCCCGCCTCAACGACCGGCCCCTGAAGGTGTCCGCCAAGACCGATCTGGGCGCCGCTCTCATCGGCACCGGCCAGGCCAGGCCCGGCGAGGACGAGCGCACCTTCCGGCGGATCGGTGACTCGGTCACCGCCATGCTCATCAACGGCCTGGTCGTGCGCGTGTCCGTTCCCGCCACGATGCAGCTCATCCACGTCGCGGCCGGACGCATGGACGCCTTCTGGCAGTTCTCCGACGTTCGCTCCGGTCTGGTCGCCGGTGCGCTGCTGGTCTCCGAGGCCGGAGGCGCCGTCACCGACCTGGCGGGCGAACCCTGGAACACGGGCAGCCGTGACTTCCTGGCCGCCGCCCCGGGCATCCACACCGCCGCCCTCAACGTCCTGTCTCCGATCGCCTGA
- a CDS encoding VOC family protein translates to MISGAHVILYSQDAEADRAFIRDVLDFPGVDAGGGWLIFKLPPAEVAVHPTDGPPQHEFYLMCDDLDAQLGEFRAKGVGITRPVSEQRWGKLTAIRLPSGAELPLYEPLHPVAHGL, encoded by the coding sequence ATGATCAGCGGTGCGCATGTCATCCTCTACAGCCAGGATGCTGAGGCGGACCGTGCCTTCATCCGTGACGTCCTCGACTTTCCCGGCGTCGACGCGGGCGGCGGCTGGCTCATCTTCAAGCTGCCCCCGGCCGAAGTCGCGGTGCACCCGACCGATGGCCCGCCCCAGCACGAGTTCTACCTGATGTGCGACGACCTTGATGCCCAGCTCGGCGAGTTCCGCGCCAAGGGTGTTGGGATCACCCGCCCGGTCAGCGAACAACGCTGGGGCAAACTGACTGCGATCCGGCTCCCCAGCGGCGCCGAACTTCCGCTATACGAACCGCTGCACCCGGTCGCCCACGGGCTGTGA
- a CDS encoding C40 family peptidase gives MYSVKTILTATAAVLLALAAPAAAVPAAPTAPPRPSVSAAPRPCDGAATCYVDVTVAQVWVSPGQVRPVDAPATTNPADIRGWLTTMSLDERREVAGETQALHGIRVTVDRTEWHGGLLWDHVWVHGQPTPRDQAGRGAYPGWIPDRQLTSEHRRPPGATHEERVARPTARGFATAQAALAGRGSGQAGEYSYNTSFPVKAGPLPGVVTAYSPSGGRLFFRADDLERVPAAPSGADVVAAARAFLGLPYLWSGTSGFGYDCSGLTGQVYSALGVTIPRDAQPQFDAGGGQVPAGSAAGVRITGTEDLRPGDIVAFRPTTGTDVTHVGIYSGTRNGEPMMINSPRTGDPVKEEPIGSTGRVYVGATRFLTR, from the coding sequence ATGTACTCCGTGAAGACCATCCTGACGGCCACCGCCGCAGTCCTCCTCGCCCTCGCCGCTCCGGCCGCCGCAGTCCCCGCGGCTCCCACCGCCCCGCCCCGCCCCTCCGTGTCCGCCGCGCCACGTCCCTGCGACGGCGCCGCGACCTGCTACGTCGACGTGACGGTCGCTCAGGTCTGGGTGAGCCCCGGACAGGTCCGGCCCGTGGACGCCCCGGCGACCACCAATCCCGCTGACATCCGCGGCTGGTTGACAACCATGTCCCTGGACGAGCGGCGTGAGGTCGCCGGGGAGACGCAGGCTCTCCACGGCATCCGGGTGACCGTCGACCGCACCGAGTGGCACGGCGGTCTGCTCTGGGACCACGTATGGGTGCACGGCCAGCCCACCCCCAGGGACCAGGCAGGACGAGGCGCCTACCCCGGCTGGATTCCCGACCGGCAACTGACCTCGGAGCACCGGCGCCCGCCCGGCGCTACGCACGAGGAACGCGTTGCCCGCCCCACGGCCCGGGGCTTCGCCACCGCCCAGGCCGCGCTGGCCGGCCGCGGATCCGGGCAGGCGGGCGAGTACTCGTACAACACCTCCTTTCCGGTGAAGGCCGGTCCGCTGCCCGGAGTCGTCACCGCCTACTCCCCCAGCGGTGGCCGGCTGTTCTTCCGGGCTGACGACCTGGAGAGGGTGCCGGCCGCACCGAGCGGCGCGGACGTGGTCGCCGCCGCACGCGCCTTCCTGGGTCTGCCCTACCTGTGGTCGGGCACCTCCGGATTCGGCTACGACTGCTCCGGTCTCACCGGCCAGGTCTATTCCGCCCTCGGTGTGACGATTCCCCGGGACGCCCAGCCGCAGTTCGACGCGGGCGGCGGGCAGGTACCCGCCGGCTCGGCCGCGGGGGTGCGGATCACCGGTACGGAGGACCTCAGGCCCGGCGACATCGTCGCCTTCCGCCCCACCACCGGCACCGATGTCACCCACGTCGGCATCTATTCGGGGACGAGGAACGGCGAACCCATGATGATCAACTCGCCTCGGACCGGTGACCCGGTCAAGGAGGAGCCCATCGGTTCCACCGGCCGCGTCTACGTGGGCGCCACCCGCTTCCTCACCCGCTGA
- a CDS encoding serine hydrolase domain-containing protein, giving the protein MTDVQARVQKAIDRLVETGQETGIQTAAYLHGFQIVDAWAGTADPGSGRRVDGDSLFHSFSTGKGVTATVVHVLAEQGLIDYDTPIAYYWPEFAARGKQNTTVRHALTHSVGVPQMPVDVTAEDLCDWDAMCTAVADREPLWEPGTATGYHAWTFGWILGETIRRATGRTISQVLREDIARPLGVADSLFFGVSEDAAPRLATLLEGNWETMLSTLPASWPFFRAIPNRDVWPTATLGNRPDYLRADIPAGGTMTARAAARMYAALIGEVDGVRLISPERLTQVSAVATEQSDRMFGHPVPKGLGYFLGLPEMGGHRTAFGMHGSGGSIAFADPEHGLAFALTHNRLTGGPDDVAAQTVADEIRAALGIARR; this is encoded by the coding sequence ATGACCGACGTCCAGGCACGCGTACAGAAGGCCATCGACCGGCTGGTGGAGACGGGTCAGGAAACCGGAATTCAGACTGCGGCCTATCTGCACGGCTTCCAGATCGTCGATGCGTGGGCGGGCACCGCCGATCCCGGCTCAGGCCGCCGCGTCGACGGGGATTCCCTGTTCCACAGCTTCTCCACCGGCAAAGGCGTCACCGCGACCGTCGTGCACGTTCTCGCCGAGCAGGGACTCATCGACTACGACACCCCGATCGCGTACTACTGGCCGGAATTCGCTGCCCGCGGCAAGCAGAACACGACGGTGCGGCACGCGCTCACGCATTCCGTGGGCGTGCCTCAGATGCCTGTTGACGTCACGGCCGAGGACCTCTGCGATTGGGATGCCATGTGCACCGCCGTCGCGGACCGGGAACCCCTATGGGAGCCGGGCACGGCCACCGGCTACCACGCGTGGACCTTCGGCTGGATCCTCGGGGAGACCATCCGCCGCGCCACCGGCAGGACCATTTCCCAGGTGCTGCGCGAGGACATCGCCCGGCCACTGGGCGTCGCCGACTCCCTCTTCTTCGGTGTTTCCGAGGACGCGGCACCCCGTCTTGCGACCCTGCTGGAGGGCAACTGGGAGACCATGCTCTCCACCCTGCCGGCCTCCTGGCCCTTCTTCCGCGCCATACCGAACCGGGACGTGTGGCCCACCGCCACCCTCGGAAACCGCCCCGACTACCTGCGCGCCGACATCCCGGCGGGCGGCACCATGACCGCACGCGCGGCCGCGCGCATGTACGCAGCCCTGATCGGCGAGGTGGACGGAGTACGGCTGATCTCCCCCGAGCGGCTGACCCAGGTCTCCGCCGTGGCCACAGAGCAGAGCGACCGGATGTTCGGCCACCCCGTGCCCAAGGGCCTGGGCTACTTCCTCGGCCTCCCCGAGATGGGCGGCCACCGCACCGCATTCGGCATGCACGGCTCCGGTGGCAGCATCGCCTTCGCCGACCCCGAGCACGGCCTGGCCTTCGCCCTCACTCACAACCGGCTCACGGGCGGCCCAGACGACGTGGCCGCCCAAACGGTGGCCGACGAAATCCGCGCGGCTTTGGGGATCGCCAGACGCTGA
- a CDS encoding TetR/AcrR family transcriptional regulator C-terminal domain-containing protein — MIDAAMTLLDEAGLDELTTRKLAERLGLRVGAIYWHVKNKDELLAELADRIVGEVLAEPLPDMSTTDQLETTAMALRRAMLDHRDGARLVAGYAVPGSNSLALADRLIGIARTAEVPLPLAAHACDALLSYTTGFVLQEQQQPPGATASGADKALELSGLPHLAELLAAGIPDRETAFSAGLRLITAGVIAK, encoded by the coding sequence GTGATCGATGCAGCCATGACCCTGCTCGACGAAGCCGGCCTGGATGAGCTGACCACTCGCAAGCTCGCCGAGCGGCTCGGCTTGCGGGTCGGCGCCATCTATTGGCACGTCAAGAACAAGGACGAGCTCCTTGCCGAACTGGCCGACCGCATCGTCGGCGAGGTGCTGGCCGAGCCGCTCCCCGACATGAGTACGACGGACCAGCTGGAGACCACGGCCATGGCTCTGCGCCGGGCCATGCTCGATCACCGAGACGGCGCCCGCCTCGTCGCCGGATACGCCGTACCGGGATCGAACAGCCTCGCCCTAGCAGACCGGCTCATCGGTATCGCGCGCACCGCTGAGGTACCTCTTCCCCTCGCCGCCCACGCATGCGACGCACTCCTCAGCTACACGACCGGATTCGTGCTGCAGGAGCAGCAACAGCCCCCCGGCGCAACCGCATCAGGCGCTGACAAAGCCCTCGAACTGTCCGGGCTCCCGCATCTGGCAGAACTGCTGGCAGCCGGCATCCCCGACCGGGAGACCGCCTTCAGCGCCGGTCTGCGGCTGATCACCGCGGGGGTGATCGCAAAGTGA
- a CDS encoding DUF6422 family protein, with protein sequence MGLHGSDRICSSRQSLGFSTVTEEQQKVVDDATASIADAYADARSRVSEAGVDLGGEPEGTPCRKCGCKSFVLGTGGGLICTRTHPAPCGHHFTSHDVF encoded by the coding sequence ATGGGACTCCATGGAAGCGACCGGATCTGCTCCTCGCGCCAGTCGCTCGGGTTTTCAACGGTCACCGAAGAGCAGCAGAAGGTGGTGGACGACGCCACGGCGAGTATCGCCGACGCCTACGCCGATGCGCGGTCCCGGGTGTCCGAGGCAGGTGTGGACCTCGGCGGGGAGCCCGAGGGGACTCCGTGCCGCAAGTGCGGCTGCAAGTCCTTCGTGCTCGGTACTGGAGGCGGCCTCATTTGCACGCGCACCCACCCAGCCCCCTGCGGCCATCACTTCACGAGCCACGACGTGTTCTGA
- a CDS encoding NADPH-dependent F420 reductase yields MTSIGILGAGRVGANLAGKLSAAGHRVTLGVRNPEETAALAASISPQIAFADQRTTARTADIVINATPGDSALDRLAGLRTELSGKLLVDVSNATRDADDGLPGDLCYPGSSLAEQLQAALPDTHVVKTLNTMLFMVMTAPETLATPPTAYLSGDDQNAKKTVTGLLGDLGWQPAWIEDLGGITTARATEAMILVVPHILRRHGFKPFAVSLAR; encoded by the coding sequence ATGACCAGCATCGGCATCCTGGGCGCCGGCCGCGTCGGCGCCAACCTCGCCGGCAAGCTCTCCGCAGCCGGACACCGTGTCACCCTCGGTGTCCGGAACCCGGAAGAGACCGCAGCCCTTGCCGCCAGCATCTCCCCGCAGATCGCCTTCGCCGACCAGCGCACCACCGCCCGCACCGCGGACATCGTGATCAACGCGACGCCCGGCGACAGCGCCCTGGACCGCCTGGCCGGCCTGCGCACCGAGCTCTCCGGAAAACTCCTCGTCGATGTCTCCAACGCCACCCGCGACGCCGATGACGGCCTGCCCGGCGACCTGTGCTATCCCGGCAGCAGCCTCGCCGAGCAACTCCAGGCCGCCCTCCCCGATACCCATGTGGTCAAGACCCTCAACACCATGCTGTTCATGGTCATGACCGCTCCCGAAACCCTGGCCACCCCACCGACCGCCTATCTCTCGGGCGATGACCAGAACGCGAAGAAGACCGTCACCGGCCTGCTCGGCGACCTGGGCTGGCAGCCCGCATGGATCGAGGACCTCGGAGGCATCACCACAGCCCGCGCCACCGAGGCCATGATCCTGGTGGTTCCCCACATCCTGCGCCGACACGGCTTCAAGCCCTTCGCCGTCTCCCTCGCCCGCTGA